In Tenebrio molitor chromosome 8, icTenMoli1.1, whole genome shotgun sequence, a genomic segment contains:
- the sNPF gene encoding short neuropeptide F, whose protein sequence is MQGYSAMKCLCAVTCIMIVVATVTSAAPSYADYDNNIRDLWEMLLQKDALEDKFGGHQMVRKSSRSPSLRLRFGRRSDSSMSPEAAFMMAQAVDHDN, encoded by the exons ATGCAAGGGTACTCAGCGATGAAATGTTTGTGCGCCGTCACTTGCATCATGATCGTGGTAGCGACAGTTACCTCAGCAGCACCATCTTACGCCGATTACGACA ACAACATAAGGGACTTATGGGAAATGCTCCTTCAGAAGGACGCCCTCGAAGACAAATTCGGTGGACACCAGATGGTCAGGAAATCGAGTCGGTCTCCATCTTTGAGGCTCCGGTTCGGAAGGCGATCCGACTCCAGCATGTCACCT GAAGCAGCGTTCATGATGGCTCAAGCAGTCGACCATGACAATTAA
- the p24-1 gene encoding transmembrane emp24 domain-containing protein 7 encodes MDVRYRCTYLFILVILTYTSYATELTFELPDSAKECFHQEIPKNTTVTLEFQVVTGGQYDVDVNLQDPKGQIIYKQIKMQFDSHTFTSQHTGIYVVCFSNEFSTFSHKLVYMDFQVGDEQPLPGLGEHVTVMTQMESSAQDIHKALTTILDYQTHHRLREAQGRKRAEDLNERVLWWSIMETVAVITIAVGQVFVLKNFFTERKPFNVK; translated from the exons ATGGATGTGCGATACCGTtgcacttatttatttattttagtgaTACTAACTTACACCAGTTACGCGACCGAATTGACATTCGAATTGCCCGACAGTGCCAAAGAGTGTTTCCACCAAGAAATACCGAAAAACACAACAGTGACGTTAGAATTTCAA GTTGTGACGGGGGGGCAGTACGATGTCGACGTCAACTTGCAGGACCCTAAAGGCCAGATCATTTACAAACAGATCAAGATGCAGTTCGATTCGCACACGTTCACGTCTCAGCACACGGGGATTTACGTCGTCTGCTTCAGTAACGAATTCTCCACGTTCTCGCACAAGTTGGTCTACATGGATTTCCAAGTGGGCGACGAGCAGCCGCTCCCGGGTCTGGGGGAGCACGTGACCGTCATGACACAA ATGGAGTCCTCAGCCCAGGACATACACAAAGCGCTGACTACAATCTTGGACTATCAGACTCACCACAGGCTGAGGGAGGCGCAAGGGAGGAAACGAGCCGAGGATCTGAATGAGCGTGTTTTGTGGTGGTCCATTATGGAGACTGTCGCGGTTATTACTATAGCTGTGGGACAGGTTTTTgttctcaaaaatttctttaCAGAAAGAAAACCGTTTAATGTTAAGTAG